From a single Endozoicomonas euniceicola genomic region:
- the murD gene encoding UDP-N-acetylmuramoyl-L-alanine--D-glutamate ligase, which translates to MGSELIASSCLRVIVGLGKTGLSCVRYLSEKQLPFRVMDTREQPPGIDQLKAEYPDVEVYTGGFNQDWLNSADELVVSPGIAVAEPSISEAVACGASVVGDIELFCRDAKAPIVAITGSNGKSTVTTLLGEMAKEAGIQVGIGGNIGTPALELLDNGGSELYILELSSFQLETTYSLEAAAATVLNLSPDHMDRYPSMVEYHQAKQRIYKGCKSAVYNKQDALTTPLLPVAVSGVAFTAGKPDLHDYGLLQEGDTTWLCKGVEKLLDSSQMKLCGQHNQTNALAALALGEQVGIPLSAMLSVLKRFAGLQHRCEWVAEQDGVVWINDSKATNVGATVAAIEGLGNTLKGKLVLIAGGDGKGADFSELRQPVSQFVRTLVLMGRDAPAIEQAVGHVVPSVYAKDLNEAIVIAARASQPGDAVVLAPACASFDMFASFEQRGDLFRQQVVELLEGESV; encoded by the coding sequence ATGGGGTCGGAACTGATCGCTTCAAGTTGTTTACGGGTTATCGTTGGTCTGGGTAAGACCGGCCTGTCCTGTGTTCGTTATCTGTCAGAAAAGCAGTTGCCATTCAGGGTGATGGACACTCGTGAGCAGCCACCGGGTATTGATCAGCTGAAGGCTGAATACCCGGATGTCGAGGTGTATACCGGTGGCTTTAATCAGGACTGGCTGAACAGTGCTGATGAGCTGGTGGTCAGCCCGGGGATTGCCGTGGCTGAACCGTCTATCTCGGAGGCGGTGGCTTGTGGTGCAAGCGTTGTAGGCGATATCGAACTGTTCTGTCGTGACGCGAAAGCCCCCATTGTTGCCATCACTGGTTCAAATGGTAAAAGCACGGTTACCACCTTGCTCGGTGAAATGGCTAAGGAAGCCGGTATTCAGGTGGGTATTGGTGGCAATATCGGAACACCAGCACTTGAGCTGCTGGATAACGGTGGCAGTGAACTTTATATCCTTGAGTTGTCCAGCTTTCAGCTTGAAACTACGTATTCTCTGGAAGCTGCGGCAGCAACGGTGCTTAACCTGAGCCCCGACCACATGGATCGCTACCCGTCCATGGTCGAATACCATCAGGCCAAGCAGCGTATTTATAAAGGCTGTAAAAGTGCGGTTTACAACAAGCAGGACGCTTTGACGACCCCTCTGCTTCCTGTTGCGGTGAGTGGCGTGGCGTTTACCGCCGGAAAACCTGATTTGCACGACTACGGACTGCTACAGGAAGGTGATACCACCTGGTTGTGTAAGGGCGTAGAGAAGTTGCTCGACAGTTCACAAATGAAGCTTTGTGGGCAACATAATCAGACCAATGCGCTTGCGGCGCTGGCACTGGGTGAGCAGGTGGGTATTCCCCTGAGTGCCATGTTGTCAGTATTAAAGCGCTTTGCCGGTTTGCAGCATCGCTGCGAATGGGTGGCAGAGCAGGATGGCGTGGTCTGGATTAATGATTCCAAGGCCACCAACGTGGGGGCAACGGTTGCAGCCATCGAAGGGCTTGGAAATACCCTGAAAGGAAAGCTGGTTCTTATTGCAGGTGGTGACGGCAAAGGTGCTGATTTTTCTGAACTCAGGCAGCCGGTCAGCCAGTTTGTCAGAACACTTGTGTTAATGGGGCGTGATGCGCCTGCTATTGAGCAGGCTGTTGGTCATGTCGTGCCTTCTGTGTATGCGAAGGATCTGAATGAAGCCATTGTTATAGCTGCCCGGGCTAGTCAGCCCGGTGATGCCGTGGTGCTGGCACCCGCCTGCGCCAGTTTTGATATGTTTGCCAGTTTTGAGCAGCGTGGGGATTTGTTTCGCCAGCAGGTGGTTGAGCTTCTTGAAGGGGAGTCCGTATGA
- the mraY gene encoding phospho-N-acetylmuramoyl-pentapeptide-transferase encodes MLLWLADFLSQYYHGFAVFKYLTLRGILGVLTALTLSLWLGPHMIRRLSYHQIGQSVRDDGPKSHLSKAGTPTMGGALILVCIAISTLLWANLENRYIWVVLLTTGVFGIVGWVDDYRKVVEKNSRGLPARWKFFWQSVAGFGAAMFLFMTASGVAETSLIVPFFKSVTIALGPFFVLITYLTIVGTSNAVNLTDGLDGLAIMPTVMVAAALAIFAYLSGHANFAQYLHIPFISGSGELIVFCGAIVGAGLGFLWFNTYPAQVFMGDVGALALGAALGTVAVIVRQEIVLIIMGGVFVMETVSVILQVASFKLTGRRIFRMAPIHHHFELKGWPEPRVIVRFWIITLILVLVGLATLKIR; translated from the coding sequence ATGCTGCTCTGGCTGGCGGATTTTTTATCCCAGTACTACCACGGTTTTGCCGTGTTCAAATATTTAACGCTCAGGGGCATCCTTGGCGTGTTGACTGCTCTGACCCTTAGCCTTTGGCTCGGGCCGCATATGATTCGTCGTCTGAGTTATCACCAGATTGGCCAGTCTGTGCGTGATGACGGCCCTAAATCGCACCTCAGCAAAGCGGGAACCCCAACGATGGGGGGTGCCCTGATTCTGGTGTGTATCGCCATCAGTACCCTGTTATGGGCCAATCTGGAAAATCGCTATATCTGGGTTGTACTGCTGACCACCGGTGTTTTTGGCATCGTCGGCTGGGTGGATGACTATCGCAAGGTGGTTGAGAAAAACTCCCGGGGGCTGCCTGCCCGCTGGAAATTCTTCTGGCAGTCGGTGGCCGGTTTCGGTGCGGCGATGTTTTTGTTTATGACGGCTTCCGGCGTTGCTGAAACCTCGCTGATTGTTCCGTTCTTTAAGAGTGTCACCATAGCCCTCGGTCCGTTTTTCGTCCTGATCACTTATCTGACGATTGTGGGTACCAGTAATGCGGTTAACCTGACGGATGGCCTTGATGGTCTGGCGATTATGCCCACCGTGATGGTGGCCGCTGCTCTTGCCATTTTTGCCTATCTGAGCGGTCACGCGAATTTTGCCCAGTATCTGCATATTCCGTTTATTTCCGGCAGTGGTGAACTCATTGTCTTCTGTGGCGCAATTGTTGGAGCCGGTCTGGGTTTTCTCTGGTTTAACACCTACCCGGCCCAGGTCTTTATGGGTGATGTCGGCGCATTGGCTCTGGGTGCGGCACTGGGTACGGTTGCGGTCATTGTCCGGCAGGAAATTGTGCTGATCATTATGGGCGGTGTATTCGTTATGGAAACCGTGTCGGTTATTTTGCAGGTAGCTTCTTTCAAACTGACCGGGCGTCGTATTTTCCGTATGGCTCCCATTCATCACCACTTTGAGCTGAAGGGCTGGCCGGAGCCGCGGGTCATTGTTCGCTTCTGGATCATCACGCTGATTCTGGTGCTGGTCGGCCTGGCAACACTGAAGATTCGCTAG
- a CDS encoding UDP-N-acetylmuramoyl-tripeptide--D-alanyl-D-alanine ligase, producing the protein MIRTYQLSELAAELNGRLHGNDLNISGISIDSRSVKPGELFIAIKGPNFDGHAYAVKALESGAAAVLVQEAPADINGGSYILVEDTSKALGQLGAFNRNQTDIPFLAITGSCGKTSVKEMLAAILDQEGSTLATLGNLNNAFGVPLTLFSVEADNRFAVIELGTSSPGEIGYISELTHPDVSVITNAAEAHLDKLVSVEGVAQEKGFILDYLSPEGTAVLNLDDTFFNDWQQRTLSGSEQRQVMSFSLSNPEADSYASHVETTAEGMRFTLNLKGEQKALTIAFWGQHQVQNACCAAVAASAAGIGLDKIVQGLENARPYQRRGQRFQLDDQTLVIDETYNANPRATLAAIDQLAECEGHRVMVLGDMLDLGAVSQQRHLDVGAYARDRGVETFFALGEASRQAVSAYGSAGRHFETKESLVNGLRSLLTGLDALPVTVLVKGSRGMGMLDIVRSLVGSDYKGER; encoded by the coding sequence ATGATCCGGACTTATCAGCTCTCGGAGCTGGCTGCGGAGCTTAACGGACGTTTACACGGTAATGACCTGAACATTTCCGGTATCAGTATTGATTCCCGTTCTGTAAAGCCCGGTGAACTGTTTATTGCTATCAAGGGCCCCAACTTCGACGGTCATGCTTATGCAGTCAAGGCTCTGGAGTCGGGAGCAGCAGCTGTACTGGTTCAGGAAGCGCCTGCTGATATAAACGGTGGCAGTTATATCCTTGTGGAGGATACGTCGAAAGCACTGGGCCAGCTTGGCGCCTTTAACCGCAATCAGACAGATATTCCGTTTCTGGCGATTACCGGTTCCTGCGGCAAAACATCGGTAAAAGAGATGCTGGCGGCCATTCTTGATCAGGAAGGCTCAACGCTGGCAACCCTTGGCAACCTGAATAATGCCTTTGGCGTTCCTTTGACACTGTTTTCTGTGGAGGCTGATAACCGGTTTGCGGTTATTGAGCTGGGAACCAGCTCGCCGGGTGAAATTGGGTATATCTCTGAACTGACCCATCCGGATGTGTCGGTGATTACCAATGCCGCTGAAGCGCATCTGGACAAGTTGGTCAGTGTTGAGGGCGTGGCTCAGGAGAAGGGGTTTATCCTGGATTATCTGTCCCCTGAAGGGACAGCGGTTTTAAATCTGGATGACACTTTTTTTAATGACTGGCAACAACGGACGTTATCCGGGAGTGAGCAGCGGCAGGTGATGTCATTCAGTCTGAGCAATCCGGAAGCGGATAGTTATGCCAGTCATGTTGAAACCACCGCTGAAGGTATGCGTTTCACCCTGAATTTAAAGGGTGAACAAAAGGCGCTGACCATTGCTTTCTGGGGGCAGCATCAGGTTCAGAATGCCTGTTGTGCGGCAGTGGCGGCCTCTGCTGCCGGTATCGGACTGGACAAGATCGTTCAGGGGCTGGAAAATGCCCGCCCTTACCAGCGTCGTGGACAACGCTTTCAGTTAGACGACCAGACGCTGGTCATTGACGAAACCTACAACGCCAACCCCAGGGCCACGCTGGCAGCTATTGATCAGCTGGCAGAGTGTGAAGGTCACAGGGTTATGGTGCTGGGGGATATGCTGGATCTTGGAGCGGTCTCACAGCAGAGGCATCTGGATGTGGGTGCCTACGCCCGGGACAGGGGCGTTGAAACGTTTTTTGCTCTGGGTGAGGCTTCCCGGCAGGCGGTGTCTGCCTATGGCAGTGCCGGACGTCATTTTGAAACGAAAGAGTCTCTTGTGAACGGGCTGCGGTCTTTGCTGACAGGGCTGGACGCTCTGCCGGTGACTGTGCTGGTTAAAGGTTCACGGGGGATGGGAATGTTGGATATCGTACGATCCCTGGTGGGATCAGACTATAAGGGAGAGCGCTGA
- a CDS encoding UDP-N-acetylmuramoyl-L-alanyl-D-glutamate--2,6-diaminopimelate ligase, which translates to MSVPQISRKVMAGSLVNTLNAVLAVLDCPPLELDKPISGLALDSRKLIGGELFLAIPGLAVDGRQYIDAAVSAGAAAVIAESEGEQEATIKWVRAEANDVPVIFVSGLKDRIGFLADRFYRQPSANLNVVGVTGTNGKTSCCWFIAQLLSMLQQPCAVMGTIGKGVPPSLEPCLNTTADPVSLHQYMAELGASGVKAMAMEVSSHGLDQGRVDSVQFDIGVFTNISRDHLDYHCTLDAYARAKSLLFAGGRVKQGIINLNDDYSGMMIKACGSQTQVLTYSTSNPEADVYAESFALTADGLVSQVHSPWGTGQLRTSLLGRFNLENLLAVLSCVCIQGYAFDRVLSFISRLTTVPGRMQRFGGSHKPMVVVDYAHTPDALESVLEALREHGASRLTCVFGCGGDRDRGKRPLMTRAAVNGADKVVVTSDNPRSEDPEQIIADAVNGVDFGKVNVVTETDRAKAIASTIAEAHEREIVVVAGKGHEDYQEVQGKRLPFDDRDHVSRALSQWRAL; encoded by the coding sequence ATGAGCGTTCCACAGATAAGCAGGAAGGTAATGGCTGGCAGCCTGGTAAATACACTTAACGCAGTATTGGCGGTTCTTGACTGTCCGCCTCTTGAACTCGATAAACCGATATCCGGATTAGCCCTCGACAGCCGCAAGCTGATCGGGGGTGAGTTGTTTCTGGCGATTCCCGGGCTGGCTGTCGATGGGCGCCAGTACATCGATGCGGCGGTTTCTGCGGGGGCGGCAGCTGTGATTGCTGAATCCGAAGGTGAACAGGAAGCAACCATTAAATGGGTTCGTGCTGAGGCAAATGATGTGCCGGTTATTTTTGTATCGGGCCTGAAGGATCGTATCGGTTTTCTTGCTGATCGTTTCTATCGGCAGCCTTCTGCAAACTTGAATGTGGTGGGTGTTACCGGGACTAACGGTAAAACTTCCTGCTGCTGGTTTATAGCCCAGTTGCTCTCTATGTTGCAGCAACCCTGTGCGGTCATGGGTACCATCGGCAAAGGGGTGCCGCCGTCACTGGAACCCTGCCTCAATACCACGGCCGATCCTGTGTCCCTGCATCAGTATATGGCTGAATTGGGTGCCAGTGGTGTGAAAGCCATGGCTATGGAGGTGTCTTCCCACGGCCTGGACCAGGGAAGAGTTGATAGCGTTCAGTTCGATATTGGCGTGTTCACCAATATCAGCAGGGATCACCTGGATTACCATTGCACGCTGGACGCTTATGCAAGAGCCAAGTCGCTGTTGTTTGCTGGTGGTCGTGTGAAACAGGGCATTATCAACCTGAATGATGATTACAGTGGCATGATGATAAAAGCTTGCGGCAGTCAGACGCAGGTGCTGACTTACTCCACGTCTAATCCTGAAGCTGACGTTTATGCTGAAAGTTTTGCTTTGACTGCTGACGGTTTAGTGAGTCAGGTGCATAGCCCCTGGGGCACTGGTCAGCTGCGTACCTCATTGCTGGGTCGATTTAATCTGGAAAACCTGTTGGCGGTTCTGAGCTGTGTCTGTATTCAGGGTTATGCCTTTGATCGGGTTCTGTCGTTTATCTCCCGTTTAACCACTGTTCCGGGTCGCATGCAGCGTTTTGGCGGCAGTCATAAGCCAATGGTTGTGGTTGATTACGCCCATACTCCGGACGCTCTTGAAAGCGTACTGGAAGCGCTGCGTGAACACGGCGCAAGTCGTTTGACCTGCGTATTTGGCTGTGGGGGCGACCGGGATCGTGGCAAGCGTCCGCTGATGACCCGTGCGGCGGTCAATGGTGCTGATAAGGTGGTGGTAACCAGTGATAACCCTCGCAGTGAAGATCCGGAGCAAATCATTGCCGATGCCGTGAATGGCGTTGATTTCGGAAAGGTCAATGTTGTCACTGAAACTGACCGTGCCAAAGCCATTGCCAGTACCATCGCTGAAGCGCACGAGCGTGAAATTGTGGTGGTGGCCGGTAAGGGGCATGAAGACTATCAGGAAGTGCAAGGTAAACGCCTTCCGTTTGACGACAGAGATCATGTTTCCCGCGCGCTTTCACAATGGAGAGCATTATGA
- a CDS encoding peptidoglycan D,D-transpeptidase FtsI family protein — protein sequence MIAITRQSDKNTRKNARTGKSLQGYPARYRILKGLFALAGMVILSRVMYLQVYDSSFLQQEGDKRTVRYESIPAHRGVIFDRNGKMLAVSAPVMTLWGDPRQLVDQQEHWPKLARALEIPASELATRIRNNASKEFIYLKRQVTPEEGMAILNLNIPGVNSYDEHKRYYPMGEVAAHLVGITGIDDKGQEGLELGYDSWLTGKPGTRRTLKDRRGRLAKEAEVTKSAEPGKEIMLSIDLRLQYMAYRELKKAVTELKASSGSLVMLDIETGEVLAMVNQPSYNPNNRSGMQAYRMRNRVMTDLFEPGSTLKPFTVVAGMESGHYNRDTEIKTGNGYMRVGRNAVRDLNGYGTIDVETVLIRSSNIGVSKIAMEVGADGVMSVMRRIGLGQSVGTGFPGERTGFLPYKDRWSDFELSTLSFGYGLTVTPLQLAQAYMVLGAGGVLRPVSLIKRDVPPQGKRVIDERVAKEVLGMLSSVVSQGSGRRASIPSYPVAGKTGTVRKVGGSGYSEDRHVGLFAGVVPADNPKLATVVIIDDPAGEKYYGSLTAAPVFSKVNAQALRMLGVKPGHKDVLTAGVGGWFRYVLNDAG from the coding sequence ATGATAGCCATTACCCGACAAAGTGATAAAAACACCAGAAAAAATGCCAGAACCGGGAAAAGCCTGCAGGGATACCCTGCTCGTTATCGAATTCTGAAAGGTCTGTTCGCTCTCGCTGGAATGGTTATCCTGTCGAGGGTTATGTATTTACAGGTATACGACAGTAGCTTTCTTCAGCAGGAGGGGGACAAGCGTACTGTGCGTTATGAGTCCATTCCTGCACACCGTGGGGTCATTTTTGACCGAAATGGTAAGATGCTGGCGGTCAGTGCGCCGGTCATGACTCTGTGGGGTGACCCCCGGCAACTGGTTGATCAGCAGGAGCACTGGCCAAAGCTTGCCAGGGCTTTGGAGATTCCGGCATCAGAGCTGGCGACCCGGATACGAAATAATGCCAGTAAGGAATTTATCTACCTCAAGCGGCAGGTGACGCCGGAAGAGGGGATGGCGATTCTGAATCTGAATATTCCCGGTGTGAACAGCTACGACGAGCATAAACGCTACTACCCAATGGGGGAAGTGGCGGCTCACCTGGTGGGTATCACCGGAATTGATGACAAAGGTCAGGAAGGCCTGGAGCTGGGTTACGACAGCTGGCTGACGGGTAAACCCGGAACCCGGCGAACGTTAAAGGATCGTCGTGGACGGCTGGCTAAAGAGGCGGAAGTCACGAAAAGTGCTGAACCCGGTAAGGAGATCATGCTCAGTATTGATCTGCGGCTTCAGTATATGGCTTATCGTGAGCTGAAAAAGGCTGTTACCGAGCTGAAAGCCAGTTCCGGTTCACTGGTTATGCTGGATATCGAAACCGGTGAGGTTCTGGCGATGGTCAATCAGCCCTCTTATAACCCCAATAACCGTTCTGGTATGCAGGCTTATCGCATGCGTAACCGCGTAATGACCGATCTCTTTGAGCCTGGTTCAACCCTGAAGCCTTTCACCGTTGTTGCCGGTATGGAATCCGGACACTACAACCGGGATACCGAGATTAAAACTGGTAACGGTTATATGCGGGTTGGGCGCAATGCCGTTCGTGATCTGAATGGCTATGGCACCATTGATGTGGAAACCGTGCTGATTCGCTCCAGTAATATCGGGGTCAGTAAAATTGCCATGGAAGTCGGTGCAGATGGCGTGATGAGCGTAATGCGCCGGATCGGTCTGGGGCAGAGTGTGGGAACCGGCTTTCCCGGCGAGCGAACGGGCTTTCTGCCTTATAAGGATCGCTGGAGCGATTTTGAATTATCGACGCTGTCCTTTGGCTATGGTCTGACGGTTACGCCATTGCAGCTGGCTCAGGCCTATATGGTGCTGGGTGCGGGCGGAGTGTTACGTCCCGTCTCCTTAATCAAGCGCGACGTACCGCCACAGGGGAAGCGGGTGATTGATGAGCGAGTGGCTAAAGAAGTGCTGGGTATGCTCAGTTCTGTAGTGAGTCAGGGTTCCGGGCGCAGGGCCTCAATTCCCTCTTACCCGGTCGCCGGTAAAACCGGTACGGTACGCAAGGTCGGTGGCAGCGGCTACTCTGAGGATCGTCATGTTGGTTTATTTGCGGGTGTTGTGCCGGCAGATAACCCTAAACTGGCAACCGTTGTCATCATTGATGATCCGGCGGGTGAGAAATATTACGGCAGTCTGACAGCCGCTCCGGTGTTTTCCAAAGTGAATGCCCAGGCATTACGGATGCTTGGGGTTAAGCCCGGACACAAAGATGTGTTGACCGCCGGAGTAGGTGGCTGGTTCAGATATGTTCTTAACGACGCAGGTTAG
- the ftsL gene encoding cell division protein FtsL yields the protein MDKEPLLALFNRANALAGLLLLLVLVSGVAVSYAGHENRRLHNVLQQEQENLNTAQVEWGKLLLQHGMLTSPGRIESLARGELGMNVPDSGHIEVVAP from the coding sequence ATGGACAAAGAGCCGTTATTAGCGTTGTTTAATCGTGCCAATGCCCTGGCAGGCTTGTTGCTTCTGCTGGTGTTGGTATCGGGTGTGGCTGTCAGTTATGCCGGTCATGAAAACAGACGGCTCCACAATGTTCTCCAGCAGGAGCAGGAGAACCTGAATACTGCCCAGGTAGAGTGGGGCAAGCTGTTGCTTCAACATGGCATGTTGACCTCGCCGGGACGTATTGAATCATTAGCCAGGGGAGAGTTGGGAATGAATGTTCCGGATTCCGGGCATATCGAAGTGGTGGCGCCATGA
- the rsmH gene encoding 16S rRNA (cytosine(1402)-N(4))-methyltransferase RsmH, translated as MGNTDKHVTVLLDEAVEAVLTDPRGVYVDGTFGRGGHSRAILDGLAEEGRLYGIDKDPGAIAVGTELAEQDKRFAIHHGSFIELDKMLNGTRVDGVLLDLGVSSPQLDSPERGFSFMNDGPLDMRMNTTEGESAADWINRAEEQEISKVIWEYGEDRFSRRMARAIVAARVEEPITTTKRLAEIIAAACPTREKGKHPATRAFQAIRIHINRELDDLVECLDKALEVLKPGGRLVVISFHSLEDRIAKRFIRKHAKGDELPSWLPVREDQLNKRMRPLGKAIKPGKTEVDANPRARSAVMRVAEKLV; from the coding sequence ATGGGTAATACAGATAAGCACGTTACCGTGCTATTGGATGAAGCCGTAGAGGCTGTGTTAACTGACCCCCGGGGTGTCTATGTAGATGGCACTTTTGGCAGGGGAGGCCACAGCAGGGCAATCCTTGACGGACTGGCCGAAGAAGGTCGGCTTTATGGTATCGACAAAGATCCAGGAGCGATTGCTGTCGGAACTGAGCTGGCTGAGCAGGATAAGCGTTTTGCTATTCATCACGGCTCTTTTATCGAGCTGGATAAGATGCTGAACGGTACCCGGGTGGATGGAGTGTTGCTGGACCTGGGGGTGTCGTCCCCGCAGCTCGATTCACCTGAACGTGGGTTTAGCTTTATGAACGATGGCCCGCTGGATATGCGCATGAACACCACTGAGGGTGAAAGTGCCGCTGACTGGATCAACCGGGCAGAGGAACAGGAAATCAGCAAGGTGATCTGGGAGTACGGCGAAGATCGTTTTTCCAGACGAATGGCTCGCGCCATTGTGGCCGCCAGAGTTGAAGAACCCATCACGACCACGAAGCGTCTTGCTGAGATTATTGCCGCAGCCTGCCCGACCCGTGAAAAGGGCAAGCATCCGGCCACCAGAGCATTTCAGGCTATCCGTATTCACATTAACCGTGAGCTGGATGACCTGGTGGAGTGTCTGGATAAAGCGCTTGAAGTACTGAAGCCTGGTGGTCGGCTGGTGGTCATCAGCTTCCACTCGCTGGAAGATCGCATTGCTAAACGCTTTATTCGCAAGCATGCAAAAGGTGATGAGCTGCCAAGCTGGTTGCCGGTGCGGGAAGATCAGCTTAACAAGAGAATGCGGCCTCTGGGTAAGGCTATTAAGCCTGGTAAAACAGAGGTAGACGCTAACCCGCGAGCGCGCAGCGCCGTGATGAGGGTGGCAGAAAAACTGGTTTGA
- the mraZ gene encoding division/cell wall cluster transcriptional repressor MraZ — MFRGVNAINLDAKGRLAIPTRYRQGLKDRCAGSLVATIDTDEPCLLIYPVDEWDAIQKKIEALPSFHPMTRRIQRLLIGHATDLDMDGNGRVLVPPLLRDYAGLGKKCILLGQGKKFELWDEDCWNQRRDDYLREASDAEEVPVELQSLSL, encoded by the coding sequence TTGTTTCGCGGTGTTAACGCTATCAATCTCGATGCCAAGGGACGACTGGCAATTCCTACCCGTTATCGGCAGGGGTTGAAGGATCGTTGTGCCGGCAGCCTGGTGGCAACGATTGATACCGACGAACCGTGCCTCCTTATTTATCCGGTTGATGAATGGGATGCTATCCAGAAAAAAATCGAAGCATTGCCCAGCTTTCATCCCATGACCCGCCGTATACAAAGACTTCTTATCGGTCATGCCACTGATCTGGATATGGATGGTAATGGACGGGTGTTAGTCCCTCCGTTGCTAAGGGATTATGCCGGACTGGGTAAAAAGTGCATTTTGCTTGGGCAGGGTAAAAAATTTGAACTCTGGGATGAAGACTGCTGGAACCAGCGTCGTGATGACTACCTGCGGGAAGCCAGTGACGCTGAAGAAGTTCCGGTTGAGCTACAGTCTTTATCCCTCTGA
- the rsmI gene encoding 16S rRNA (cytidine(1402)-2'-O)-methyltransferase yields the protein MSESTLYVVATPIGNLGDMTPRAVEVLQQVDVIAAEDTRHSKKLMSHFGISTPMVPCHDHNERQQTTNLVARLAKGESVALVSDAGTPLISDPGYFLVREVREAGYRVVPVLGACALIAALSVSGLATDRFYFEGFLPAKPSGRRKKLQALSGLTSTWAVYESTHRILDSLADFKEVLGADRYVVMARELTKTFETVLAGTVAEVENILKEDSNQCRGEFVVLVEGNKEERETTVDPQTARLLERLIEELPPKKAAAVIADVTDYRKKELYNLALEMKA from the coding sequence ATGTCTGAAAGTACGCTGTATGTCGTTGCAACCCCAATTGGCAATCTTGGGGATATGACGCCCAGAGCCGTTGAAGTGCTCCAGCAGGTCGATGTGATTGCGGCTGAAGATACCCGGCACAGTAAAAAGCTGATGAGTCATTTTGGTATCAGTACACCGATGGTTCCCTGTCATGATCATAATGAGCGTCAGCAAACGACGAACCTTGTTGCCCGTCTGGCAAAAGGGGAATCGGTGGCGCTGGTGAGTGATGCGGGTACACCCCTGATTTCCGATCCGGGTTATTTTCTGGTGCGTGAGGTGCGTGAGGCGGGTTATCGTGTCGTGCCGGTGCTCGGTGCCTGCGCCCTGATTGCAGCCTTGTCGGTGAGTGGCCTGGCGACGGACCGGTTTTATTTTGAAGGTTTTCTGCCGGCCAAGCCTTCAGGGCGGCGTAAAAAACTTCAGGCGCTGTCCGGGCTGACTTCTACCTGGGCGGTTTATGAGTCAACGCACCGGATTCTCGATAGTCTTGCTGATTTTAAAGAGGTGTTGGGTGCGGACCGTTACGTGGTGATGGCCAGAGAACTGACCAAGACGTTTGAAACGGTATTGGCGGGTACGGTTGCTGAAGTGGAAAACATTCTTAAGGAAGATTCAAATCAGTGTCGTGGTGAGTTTGTCGTGCTGGTTGAGGGTAATAAGGAAGAGAGGGAGACGACTGTCGATCCGCAGACGGCTCGTTTGCTTGAGCGGCTTATTGAAGAGTTGCCCCCTAAAAAGGCAGCGGCTGTTATCGCTGATGTAACGGATTACCGTAAAAAAGAGCTATATAACCTTGCTTTGGAAATGAAAGCTTGA